A stretch of Helicobacter pylori oki112 DNA encodes these proteins:
- a CDS encoding HypC/HybG/HupF family hydrogenase formation chaperone — translation MCLAIPSKVIAINDNVALLETLGVQREASLDLMGESVKVGDYVLLHIGYVMSKIDEKEALESIELYQEMIAKMNETHE, via the coding sequence ATGTGTTTAGCGATCCCCTCTAAAGTCATAGCCATTAACGATAATGTGGCGCTTTTGGAAACTTTGGGCGTTCAAAGAGAGGCGAGCTTGGATTTAATGGGCGAGTCCGTTAAAGTGGGCGATTATGTATTACTCCACATCGGCTATGTGATGAGTAAGATTGATGAAAAAGAAGCCCTAGAGTCCATTGAGCTTTATCAAGAAATGATCGCCAAAATGAACGAAACGCATGAATAA
- a CDS encoding cupin domain-containing protein has protein sequence MKVVHFLEGVHFEKLHIETLSENSSNKEIRICMPKGAVMDKHKAPGAISVQVLEGKIVFEVGDEKIEMLKGALISLEAQVSHRLDALENSVIRLSLSKK, from the coding sequence ATGAAAGTGGTTCATTTTTTAGAGGGCGTTCATTTTGAGAAGCTCCACATTGAAACGCTGAGTGAAAATTCTTCTAATAAGGAAATACGCATTTGCATGCCCAAAGGAGCTGTCATGGACAAACACAAGGCCCCGGGAGCTATCAGCGTACAGGTTTTAGAGGGAAAAATCGTTTTTGAAGTGGGAGATGAAAAAATAGAAATGCTTAAGGGAGCGTTAATCAGCCTAGAAGCCCAAGTTTCGCATCGTTTGGACGCTTTAGAAAATAGCGTTATAAGGCTATCTTTAAGTAAAAAATAA
- the hypD gene encoding hydrogenase formation protein HypD, which yields MSVDHLISPFRDKQTLLALSNAIKKLAFKLEKKLVIMEVCGGHTHSIMKYGLLDLMPNNLEFVHGPGCPVCVMPRARLDEAYELAMIKDSIVLSLGDMMRVPGSYGSLIQAREKGLDARFLYSPMQALEIAKENPHKKVIYIAIGFETTTPMSASVLLNAKKEKNNNLFFHINHILVPPSVSAILKDPACQINALLAPSHVSVISGAQIYAPLVDRFKIPIIVSGFEPVDILESVLMLLKQALKKEAKLEIQYKRAVSFEGNVKAQELVNACMEVRENFEWRGLGNIKHSALKLKETFASYDAEKVFKEHLSHKTSKENKACKCAEILKGTAKPLDCSLFAKTCTPQNPIGSCMVSSEGACAAYYRYKRV from the coding sequence ATGAGCGTTGATCACCTTATTTCGCCCTTTAGAGACAAGCAAACCCTTTTAGCACTCTCTAATGCAATCAAAAAACTCGCTTTTAAACTTGAAAAAAAATTAGTCATCATGGAAGTGTGCGGAGGGCATACGCATTCTATCATGAAATACGGGCTTTTAGATTTGATGCCTAACAATTTAGAGTTTGTGCATGGGCCAGGGTGTCCGGTATGCGTGATGCCAAGAGCGCGCCTTGATGAAGCTTATGAACTCGCTATGATCAAAGATAGCATTGTTTTGAGTTTAGGGGATATGATGAGAGTCCCCGGGAGCTATGGGAGTTTGATACAAGCCAGAGAAAAGGGGTTAGATGCGCGCTTTTTGTATTCGCCCATGCAAGCTTTAGAGATCGCTAAAGAAAACCCGCATAAAAAAGTTATTTACATTGCGATCGGTTTTGAAACCACCACGCCGATGAGCGCTAGCGTTTTATTGAACGCCAAAAAAGAAAAAAATAACAATCTTTTTTTCCACATCAACCACATTTTAGTGCCTCCCAGCGTGAGCGCGATTCTAAAAGATCCAGCATGCCAGATTAACGCCCTTTTAGCCCCTAGCCATGTGAGCGTGATCAGCGGCGCTCAAATCTACGCTCCTTTAGTGGATCGCTTTAAAATCCCTATTATCGTGAGCGGTTTTGAGCCGGTGGATATATTAGAAAGCGTGCTGATGCTTCTTAAACAAGCCTTAAAGAAAGAAGCCAAGCTAGAAATCCAATATAAAAGAGCGGTGAGTTTTGAGGGGAATGTGAAAGCGCAAGAATTAGTCAATGCTTGCATGGAAGTTAGGGAAAATTTTGAATGGAGGGGCCTAGGGAATATCAAACATTCCGCCCTCAAACTCAAAGAAACATTCGCCTCTTATGACGCTGAAAAAGTCTTTAAAGAACACTTAAGCCACAAAACCTCTAAAGAAAACAAGGCATGCAAGTGCGCCGAGATCTTAAAAGGCACCGCTAAACCCCTAGACTGCTCACTATTTGCCAAAACTTGCACCCCACAAAACCCGATCGGCAGTTGCATGGTCAGCTCTGAGGGGGCGTGCGCGGCGTATTATCGTTACAAGCGCGTTTGA
- the hypB gene encoding hydrogenase nickel incorporation protein HypB — protein sequence MSEQRKESLQNNPNLSKKDVKIVEKILSKNDIKAAEMKERYLKEGLYVLNFMSSPGSGKTTMLENLADFKDFKFCVVEGDLQTNRDADRLRKKGVSAHQITTGEACHLEASMIEGAFDLLKDEGALEKSDFLIIENVGNLVCPSSYNLGAAMNIVLLSVPEGDDKVLKYPTMFMCADAVIISKADMIEVFNFRVSQVKEDMQKLKPEVPIFLMSSKDPKSLEDFKNFLLEKKRENYQSTHSF from the coding sequence ATGAGCGAACAACGAAAAGAATCGTTACAAAATAACCCTAACTTGAGTAAAAAAGATGTCAAAATCGTGGAAAAGATTTTGAGCAAGAACGACATTAAAGCCGCTGAAATGAAAGAGCGCTACCTCAAAGAAGGGCTGTATGTGTTGAATTTCATGAGCTCTCCAGGCAGCGGTAAAACCACGATGCTAGAAAATCTAGCGGATTTTAAAGACTTTAAGTTTTGCGTGGTGGAGGGCGATTTGCAAACCAATAGAGATGCGGACAGATTGCGTAAAAAAGGCGTGAGCGCGCATCAGATCACCACCGGCGAAGCGTGCCATTTGGAAGCGAGCATGATTGAGGGGGCGTTTGATTTATTAAAAGATGAGGGAGCGTTAGAAAAAAGCGATTTTTTAATCATTGAAAACGTGGGGAATTTGGTTTGCCCTTCAAGCTATAATCTAGGAGCGGCGATGAATATCGTTTTACTCTCTGTCCCAGAGGGCGATGATAAGGTGCTAAAATACCCTACGATGTTTATGTGCGCGGATGCGGTGATTATCAGTAAAGCGGATATGATTGAAGTGTTTAATTTCAGGGTTTCTCAAGTCAAAGAAGACATGCAAAAATTAAAGCCTGAAGTGCCTATTTTTTTAATGAGCTCCAAAGACCCTAAAAGTTTGGAAGATTTTAAAAACTTCCTTTTAGAAAAAAAGCGTGAAAATTACCAGTCCACGCATTCGTTTTAA